The Pseudarthrobacter sulfonivorans genome includes a window with the following:
- a CDS encoding thiamine pyrophosphate-binding protein — protein MSQEQATEIPRDPTGGDILVRVMRRHGIDTAFGVISIHNLPLVEAVDRELNFVAVRHEAAAVNAADAYARASGKFGVALTSTGTGAGNAAGSMVEALTAGSRVLHITGQIDSEYLGSNRGVIHEVPRQLQMLQAVSGYARTIFNEKDAEADLEEAIAHLLTLPHTPASLEWPIDLQYLALPEDQRPADTPSPAAVSFDHDAVAEAVKLLSQAKRPLIWAGGGAAGAGTALAELLHRLGAGLLTSNSGRGVVPEDDDQVIGNFATTPEAAALIADADLLLSVGTHFRSNETKHYSMTLPRPHIQLDIDPAAIGRVYPADVGLEGDSRILLEEIVKKLPAHSVEAGWTERVRATRRSVRAALTEYIGGYAEICESLRRRLDRESVIARDVTIPSSQWGNRLLEIYSRETNIFPLGGGIGQGLAMGIGAACARPGIPTAVIVGDGGLAVHLGELASLGGSGAWCVVLVFNDSGYGVLRNMQKANGFAEAGVDLYTPDFDLLAQSLRLPFWRVRGSGQFDQALAEALAVPGPAVIEIDVTALDPAPGAFVPPVHIPSRNH, from the coding sequence ATGTCACAGGAACAAGCAACAGAAATACCCCGGGATCCTACGGGCGGGGACATCCTCGTCCGCGTCATGCGCAGGCACGGCATTGACACCGCTTTTGGGGTGATCAGCATCCACAACCTTCCCCTGGTCGAGGCCGTGGACCGGGAACTGAACTTTGTAGCAGTCCGCCACGAAGCCGCCGCAGTTAATGCGGCCGACGCTTACGCGCGCGCTTCGGGTAAGTTCGGTGTGGCCCTGACCAGCACCGGCACCGGAGCGGGCAATGCAGCCGGCTCCATGGTGGAGGCACTGACTGCGGGCAGCAGGGTGCTGCACATCACGGGCCAGATCGACAGCGAATACCTCGGAAGCAACCGGGGAGTGATCCATGAGGTCCCTCGCCAGCTGCAGATGCTTCAAGCAGTATCCGGTTACGCACGGACGATCTTCAACGAGAAAGATGCGGAGGCGGATCTGGAGGAGGCTATTGCGCACCTGCTCACTCTTCCGCACACACCAGCCAGCCTGGAATGGCCCATCGATCTGCAATACCTGGCCCTCCCGGAAGACCAGCGCCCGGCCGACACCCCCAGCCCGGCAGCTGTCTCCTTCGATCATGACGCCGTGGCTGAAGCCGTGAAATTGCTCTCTCAAGCCAAAAGACCCCTTATCTGGGCAGGCGGTGGAGCCGCCGGCGCCGGTACCGCCCTGGCTGAGCTGCTGCACCGCCTCGGGGCCGGGCTGCTGACCAGCAACTCGGGCAGGGGCGTAGTACCCGAAGACGACGATCAGGTGATCGGAAACTTCGCCACCACGCCCGAGGCCGCCGCGCTCATTGCGGATGCGGACCTGCTGCTGAGTGTTGGAACGCATTTTCGTTCCAATGAAACGAAACACTACTCAATGACCTTGCCCAGGCCGCACATCCAGCTTGATATTGATCCTGCCGCCATCGGCCGGGTTTACCCGGCTGATGTCGGGCTGGAGGGTGATTCACGGATCCTGCTCGAAGAGATCGTTAAGAAACTCCCCGCGCACAGCGTCGAAGCAGGCTGGACCGAGCGGGTCCGCGCGACCCGCCGCAGTGTCCGGGCCGCCCTGACCGAATACATCGGCGGGTATGCCGAGATCTGCGAAAGCCTTCGCCGCCGGCTTGACCGTGAATCAGTGATCGCCCGCGACGTGACGATCCCCTCCAGCCAATGGGGCAACCGCCTGCTGGAAATTTACTCGCGGGAGACGAACATTTTCCCGCTCGGCGGCGGCATTGGCCAGGGACTTGCGATGGGTATCGGTGCCGCCTGCGCCCGGCCCGGAATCCCGACGGCGGTGATCGTCGGTGACGGCGGACTGGCGGTCCACCTCGGTGAGCTTGCCTCCCTGGGCGGGTCGGGTGCCTGGTGCGTAGTGCTGGTCTTCAATGACAGCGGCTACGGGGTCCTTCGGAACATGCAAAAAGCCAACGGCTTCGCCGAAGCCGGCGTGGACCTTTACACACCGGACTTCGATTTGTTGGCCCAATCACTTCGCCTGCCGTTTTGGCGGGTCCGTGGTTCCGGGCAGTTCGACCAGGCCCTGGCAGAAGCGCTGGCAGTTCCGGGACCGGCAGTTATCGAAATTGATGTCACCGCCCTGGACCCAGCCCCGGGAGCCTTTGTGCCGCCGGTGCATATCCCCAGCCGGAACCACTAG
- a CDS encoding SDR family oxidoreductase, with the protein MDLQLKDRTVVVTGASSGVGLATAHYLLAEGAKVAACARDAGRLAAAFDQFAWADKNSIYLASCDVTDRQATDAFVAGTLDSFGTVDGLVCNAGRSLMATLDETTDEQFRDEFDLKIFGVLNMVRSARAALAASAQGSVVNVNAILSRQPELRLAATSAARAGLLNLSHSIADDLAGDGTRVNSVLLGLIDTGQWRRRFENSGSGLDFTDWSAEITKDRGVKLGRFGTAEEVAFHILTLLSPLSGYTTGATIDVGGGVGRYV; encoded by the coding sequence ATGGACCTGCAACTCAAGGACCGCACCGTCGTCGTGACAGGCGCGAGTTCCGGTGTCGGCCTGGCCACCGCCCACTACCTGCTCGCGGAAGGCGCCAAAGTAGCTGCTTGCGCCCGTGATGCCGGGCGCCTCGCCGCAGCCTTCGATCAATTTGCCTGGGCCGACAAGAACTCCATCTACCTCGCCTCCTGCGACGTCACTGACCGCCAAGCGACGGACGCATTCGTCGCCGGGACGCTGGATAGCTTTGGCACCGTGGATGGGCTGGTCTGCAATGCCGGCCGTTCCCTCATGGCCACGTTGGATGAGACGACTGACGAACAGTTCCGCGACGAATTCGACCTCAAGATATTCGGCGTTTTGAACATGGTGCGATCCGCTCGTGCCGCACTTGCCGCATCGGCGCAGGGATCGGTGGTCAACGTGAATGCCATCCTGTCCCGCCAGCCCGAGCTGCGCCTGGCAGCTACTTCGGCCGCCCGCGCCGGGTTGCTGAACTTGTCCCATTCGATCGCAGATGATCTCGCCGGGGACGGTACCCGGGTCAACTCGGTGCTGCTGGGACTGATCGACACCGGCCAGTGGCGCCGGCGATTTGAGAATTCCGGCAGCGGGCTGGACTTCACGGACTGGAGCGCCGAGATCACGAAAGACCGGGGGGTAAAGCTGGGCCGCTTCGGCACTGCCGAAGAAGTCGCCTTCCACATTCTCACCCTTCTATCCCCGCTTAGCGGCTATACAACGGGAGCCACGATCGACGTCGGCGGCGGTGTTGGCCGCTATGTGTAA
- a CDS encoding 3-oxoacyl-ACP reductase family protein, with protein sequence MTRLIVITGSGRGLGFSIAERLAADGDRVVIAEKNAELAEQAAATLRERGLDATAIITDIADKASVAALADAVWKLGGADGLVNNAALADGVGGDAFWDLDEDFFQRVMTVNTYGTWLVSKHLYPHLAKKQTGSIVNIASDAALYGSPRLVHYVGSKGAVLAMTRTMARDAGAAGIRVNAVAPGLTRVEATESVPSSRYQLYEDNRVLTRDQVPEDVSGVVQFLLSDAAAFITGQNIVVDGGFVMGH encoded by the coding sequence ATGACACGGTTGATAGTAATCACCGGCTCCGGCCGCGGACTGGGGTTCAGTATTGCCGAACGGCTGGCGGCCGACGGTGACCGCGTCGTCATCGCCGAGAAGAACGCCGAGCTCGCCGAACAGGCAGCCGCGACGCTGCGGGAACGCGGACTCGATGCCACGGCAATCATTACCGACATCGCCGACAAGGCCTCCGTCGCGGCCTTGGCCGACGCCGTCTGGAAGCTAGGCGGCGCAGATGGGCTGGTCAACAATGCCGCCCTCGCCGACGGAGTCGGCGGCGACGCATTCTGGGACCTTGACGAGGATTTCTTCCAGCGGGTCATGACCGTCAACACCTACGGTACCTGGCTCGTGAGCAAGCACCTCTATCCACACTTAGCGAAAAAGCAGACGGGCTCCATCGTCAATATCGCGTCCGATGCCGCCCTGTACGGGTCTCCGCGCCTTGTCCACTACGTCGGCTCCAAAGGTGCGGTCCTGGCGATGACCCGGACCATGGCCCGCGACGCGGGAGCAGCCGGGATCCGCGTCAACGCCGTCGCCCCAGGCCTGACCAGGGTCGAAGCAACCGAGTCCGTTCCGTCCTCCCGCTATCAGCTTTATGAGGACAACAGGGTACTCACACGGGACCAGGTACCCGAGGACGTCTCCGGCGTGGTCCAATTCCTGCTCTCCGACGCGGCGGCGTTCATCACAGGTCAAAACATCGTTGTGGACGGCGGCTTTGTTATGGGGCACTAA
- a CDS encoding alpha/beta fold hydrolase encodes MQQPTEVATAIRNLDSRISLHGVSLVVRGEGAPVFLMHGIGGNASSCGALAQLLSEAGHRTFCWDAPGYGESADPRGPVDHSGLVLQILASLAVGPAHLIGTSWGGVIATKAAAQAPDAVRSLVLADSTRGSAVTGDSADRMLARIPELAAMGPEAFAGRRASRLLSPAADAVTAAAVRSEMAAVRLPGYTAAATMMAATDTSDVLPSLQVPSLVLVGEDDVVTGVAESRVLAESIPNASLEVIPRAGHAAVQEKPAEMASSILEFWKGLS; translated from the coding sequence ATGCAGCAGCCCACTGAGGTGGCTACCGCCATCCGAAACCTGGACAGCCGTATTTCCCTCCACGGCGTATCGCTGGTGGTCCGCGGCGAAGGAGCGCCTGTCTTCCTGATGCATGGCATCGGGGGAAATGCCTCATCCTGCGGGGCGTTGGCGCAACTGCTCAGTGAGGCCGGCCACCGCACGTTCTGCTGGGATGCGCCCGGCTACGGGGAATCTGCGGATCCGCGGGGCCCGGTGGACCACTCCGGGCTCGTCCTGCAGATCTTGGCTTCCCTCGCCGTCGGACCCGCCCACCTGATCGGGACCTCGTGGGGAGGAGTTATCGCCACCAAAGCGGCAGCGCAAGCACCGGATGCTGTCCGCTCTCTGGTTCTAGCGGACAGCACCCGCGGTTCGGCTGTTACCGGGGATTCGGCGGACAGGATGCTGGCGCGCATCCCGGAACTGGCCGCAATGGGGCCAGAAGCCTTTGCCGGCCGACGGGCTTCCCGGCTGCTCTCGCCAGCAGCGGATGCTGTCACGGCCGCGGCGGTCAGGTCCGAGATGGCCGCGGTCCGCCTGCCCGGGTATACCGCCGCAGCGACGATGATGGCAGCCACCGACACGTCGGATGTGTTGCCGTCTCTGCAGGTACCGTCACTGGTCCTGGTCGGCGAAGACGATGTAGTTACCGGCGTGGCAGAATCCAGGGTCCTCGCCGAATCCATACCAAATGCCTCGTTAGAAGTCATTCCGCGTGCAGGCCATGCCGCAGTGCAGGAGAAGCCTGCAGAGATGGCGTCATCGATTCTTGAGTTCTGGAAAGGGCTGTCATGA
- a CDS encoding VOC family protein: protein MSLKVPETARAKDFYHEVWGLSTVEEDSDRFWLRGTGSEHHILKLEKGQQNALGGVAFALATPQEVDQAAAKLTALGIPLFREPGPLDDAAGGYGLQLVDPEGRLVELSADVHAVLNQEPAGRRAIPRKIAHVVLNTIDIDRATAFYTQVLGMRVSDWSEHQMSFLRCNSEHHVIAFNRAPWTAVNHVAYEMQSIDHFMRGIGSLKTHGIAPQWGPGRHGPGDNTFSYFTDPSGLVCEYTSEVAQVDEDSWLCRTWKRTPELSDQWGTAGPPTVDVRTAMAGIPDDGYRSLVVPGSADYFTVPSVDAANHAAAH, encoded by the coding sequence GTGTCCTTGAAGGTACCGGAAACGGCGCGTGCCAAGGATTTCTATCACGAGGTTTGGGGCCTTTCCACCGTTGAGGAGGACAGTGACCGCTTCTGGCTTCGCGGAACCGGCTCGGAGCACCACATTCTGAAGCTGGAAAAGGGCCAGCAGAACGCCCTTGGCGGCGTGGCCTTCGCCCTCGCTACGCCCCAGGAGGTGGACCAGGCCGCAGCTAAGCTCACCGCTCTGGGTATTCCCCTCTTCCGCGAGCCAGGACCATTGGACGACGCTGCAGGCGGTTACGGCCTGCAGCTGGTTGACCCCGAGGGAAGACTTGTTGAACTTTCCGCTGATGTTCATGCCGTCCTCAACCAAGAGCCTGCGGGGCGGCGGGCGATCCCGCGCAAGATCGCCCACGTCGTGCTGAACACTATTGACATTGACCGGGCTACGGCCTTCTACACCCAAGTTTTGGGGATGCGGGTCTCGGACTGGTCCGAGCATCAGATGTCATTTCTTCGGTGCAATTCCGAGCACCATGTCATCGCCTTCAATCGGGCCCCCTGGACAGCGGTCAACCATGTGGCGTACGAAATGCAGAGCATCGACCATTTCATGCGCGGCATCGGGTCCCTCAAAACCCACGGTATTGCCCCCCAGTGGGGTCCGGGCCGCCACGGTCCCGGGGATAACACCTTCTCCTACTTCACCGACCCTTCAGGCCTTGTATGTGAGTACACCTCTGAAGTGGCGCAGGTTGATGAAGACAGCTGGCTGTGCCGTACGTGGAAGCGGACTCCCGAGCTGTCGGACCAGTGGGGAACTGCCGGGCCGCCCACGGTTGATGTTCGCACCGCTATGGCCGGAATCCCCGATGACGGCTACCGCTCGCTGGTTGTTCCGGGTAGCGCCGACTACTTCACTGTTCCCTCGGTAGATGCGGCAAACCATGCAGCAGCCCACTGA
- a CDS encoding PDR/VanB family oxidoreductase, translated as MTTAILNTRGPEVSPQPVPANEGAVAGEPPARTLRVQQKTWEADGATSVTFADPSGAKLPQWQPGSHLSLHLPNGLIREYSLCSNPLDSSSWTVAVLRTPDSRGGSQLVHEGLPVGSLLKVEGPRNNFALEDAGRYVLVAGGIGITPIISMARELQAAGADWSLLYTGRSRGTMAFLPEIVALPQDRITIHADDEANGSYPDLAAAVGTLSPDALVYACGPEPLLKAVAGAMQDEAQLRIERFKAPEKVIVAEQSESAFDVVCNSTGQRIPVAPDVSVLDALNNAGVDVPSSCAEGICGTCETRVISGEVEHRDFLLSQAEQAANKSMFVCVSRCRSAELILDL; from the coding sequence ATGACTACCGCCATTTTGAACACACGGGGACCGGAAGTATCCCCCCAGCCGGTTCCCGCCAATGAAGGGGCAGTAGCCGGGGAGCCCCCCGCACGGACCCTGAGGGTACAGCAGAAGACCTGGGAAGCGGACGGCGCTACCAGCGTCACGTTCGCTGATCCGTCCGGGGCGAAATTGCCGCAATGGCAGCCAGGTTCGCACTTGAGCCTTCATCTGCCCAACGGGCTCATACGCGAGTACTCGCTGTGCTCGAATCCGCTGGATTCGAGCAGCTGGACAGTGGCTGTGCTGCGGACGCCTGATTCACGGGGTGGCAGCCAACTGGTCCACGAGGGTTTGCCGGTGGGATCGCTCCTTAAGGTTGAAGGCCCGCGCAATAACTTCGCGCTCGAAGACGCCGGACGCTACGTGCTCGTGGCCGGCGGAATCGGCATCACCCCGATCATCTCCATGGCACGGGAACTTCAGGCGGCAGGGGCGGACTGGTCGCTGCTCTACACCGGCCGGTCCAGGGGCACTATGGCCTTTCTGCCTGAGATCGTGGCCCTTCCGCAGGACCGGATTACCATCCACGCCGATGACGAGGCCAACGGCAGTTACCCTGACCTGGCCGCCGCTGTCGGAACCCTGAGCCCGGATGCGCTGGTCTACGCCTGTGGTCCGGAACCATTGCTGAAGGCTGTTGCCGGGGCCATGCAGGACGAAGCCCAGCTTCGGATCGAGCGGTTCAAGGCACCGGAGAAGGTAATCGTCGCGGAACAGAGCGAATCAGCGTTTGACGTGGTGTGCAACAGCACCGGCCAACGCATTCCTGTGGCGCCTGATGTATCTGTCCTTGATGCTCTCAACAACGCCGGTGTTGACGTTCCCAGCTCCTGTGCGGAGGGAATCTGCGGTACGTGCGAAACCCGTGTCATCAGCGGCGAGGTGGAACACCGTGATTTTCTCCTCAGCCAGGCTGAGCAGGCCGCGAACAAGTCAATGTTCGTCTGCGTCTCGCGTTGCCGTTCGGCCGAACTGATTCTTGATCTTTAA
- a CDS encoding RidA family protein, translated as MSAHPYSPAYQAGGFGFVSGALSVDENYTPVSGRLEAIEAASTRLSERLATIGMSMQDIVKTTYFVTDLTLREEANSHYEQLFSAPRPARTFVEVSALPYGATVEIEAIAHRGQE; from the coding sequence GTGAGTGCTCACCCCTACAGTCCGGCATATCAGGCCGGAGGTTTCGGCTTTGTGTCCGGGGCGTTGTCCGTTGATGAAAACTACACGCCCGTCAGTGGTCGGCTCGAAGCCATTGAGGCCGCTTCGACCAGGCTCTCGGAGCGGTTGGCAACCATCGGCATGTCTATGCAGGACATCGTCAAGACCACCTACTTCGTCACGGACCTGACCCTGCGCGAAGAAGCCAACAGCCACTATGAGCAACTCTTCAGTGCTCCCCGGCCGGCCCGGACCTTCGTGGAAGTTTCTGCGCTGCCATACGGTGCCACGGTGGAAATTGAAGCCATCGCGCACCGTGGCCAGGAGTGA
- a CDS encoding aldehyde dehydrogenase: MTTQSSAGIADRPAGTGSEGFDPTLGSEPGMDTLDEIYVGGVWTRGAGALIESVNPATSEVFATLHGATIDDVDLAVTAGLAAIEESGWARRLPHERAAVLHRIGSAIEANADRIAILQTQDTGKTLKETRGLAMSAAATFRFTASALETMEDALTPPRGDYLSISTYEHIGVVAAITPWNSPIASDAQKVAPALAAGNAVVIKPPVWAPWVSLLLARICDEAGLPSGLLSVLPGPGRTVGDALARHRDVGKVSFTGGTSTGRQLGRIAAEKIMPITLELGGKSPTIVFSDADLDQAVAGVLYGIFSSSGQSCIAGSRIFIQRAIYDTVLARLVEGAKALRVGPGTEAGTQVAPLVAHAHRDSVEKMVEDARAAGAQILCGGARPVEAELQQGAYYLPTVIAGVTNSDLICQEEIFGPVAVVLPFDDEADLLAQANDSVFGLACGIWTADYRRAWRIARAVAAGTVWINTYKQFSIATPFSGIKESGLGTEKGRDGIRSYMRQKSIYVDLSGAPLPWAGA; this comes from the coding sequence ATGACAACGCAGAGTAGCGCGGGCATCGCGGACCGGCCGGCGGGTACGGGCTCCGAAGGATTCGACCCCACCCTCGGCTCTGAACCGGGCATGGACACGCTGGACGAAATTTATGTCGGCGGGGTCTGGACCCGGGGCGCGGGGGCACTGATCGAGTCCGTCAATCCCGCAACGTCAGAGGTGTTCGCGACGCTCCATGGTGCCACCATTGACGATGTTGATCTAGCAGTTACGGCCGGCCTGGCGGCCATTGAAGAGTCCGGCTGGGCCCGTAGGCTACCGCACGAACGCGCTGCTGTTCTGCACAGGATCGGTTCGGCTATCGAAGCCAATGCTGACCGCATCGCTATTCTTCAGACCCAGGACACCGGTAAAACCCTCAAAGAGACACGTGGGCTGGCAATGAGCGCTGCTGCCACCTTCCGTTTCACCGCGTCAGCCCTGGAAACTATGGAGGACGCGTTAACCCCGCCGCGGGGTGACTACCTGAGCATCTCCACCTATGAACATATCGGCGTGGTAGCTGCCATCACGCCATGGAACTCCCCGATCGCCAGCGACGCGCAAAAGGTTGCCCCGGCACTTGCTGCGGGCAACGCCGTCGTGATCAAACCGCCGGTCTGGGCCCCGTGGGTGTCGCTGCTGCTGGCAAGGATCTGTGACGAGGCAGGATTGCCTTCGGGTCTGCTTTCGGTGCTTCCGGGCCCGGGACGGACCGTCGGGGATGCGCTGGCACGGCACAGGGATGTCGGCAAGGTCTCCTTCACCGGCGGCACCTCGACCGGCCGGCAGCTGGGCCGCATCGCGGCCGAGAAAATCATGCCGATCACGCTGGAACTGGGCGGAAAATCGCCAACCATCGTTTTTTCGGACGCGGACCTGGATCAAGCCGTCGCGGGGGTGCTCTACGGAATCTTTTCCTCAAGCGGACAGAGCTGCATCGCGGGTTCGCGGATATTTATCCAGCGGGCCATCTATGACACCGTCCTGGCGCGCTTGGTCGAGGGGGCCAAAGCCCTGCGGGTGGGTCCAGGAACCGAGGCGGGCACGCAGGTTGCACCGCTTGTTGCCCACGCCCATAGGGATTCCGTTGAAAAGATGGTTGAGGACGCACGGGCAGCCGGAGCACAGATCCTGTGCGGCGGCGCACGGCCGGTGGAGGCGGAACTACAGCAGGGTGCCTACTACCTGCCCACCGTCATTGCCGGTGTGACCAACTCCGACCTGATCTGCCAGGAGGAGATCTTCGGTCCTGTGGCAGTGGTTCTTCCCTTTGATGATGAAGCTGATCTGCTCGCCCAGGCCAACGACAGTGTGTTTGGTCTGGCCTGCGGCATCTGGACGGCAGACTACCGGCGGGCCTGGCGCATTGCGCGCGCCGTTGCTGCGGGCACTGTCTGGATCAACACGTACAAGCAGTTCAGCATTGCTACCCCCTTTAGCGGGATCAAGGAAAGCGGTCTGGGAACCGAAAAAGGCAGGGACGGCATCCGCTCCTACATGCGCCAAAAGAGCATCTACGTGGATCTTTCCGGTGCCCCGTTGCCATGGGCCGGCGCATGA
- a CDS encoding MFS transporter produces METMIEPKKQDETKPNWWVLCLACAAVVLDGYDTVALGVSIPAIAKDWGVEPSHFTPALALTSAGVALGYLAVGRLVAKLGTRNVIFSAVVVFTLGSLLTAWSDSIMVLTILRFVTGLGLGAVLPAAVSHATAVNPGRLRQSIAVAVMTGISLGALIAGLAGSGIVSAFGWEWVFIVGAIASAVLLPFLWFGLSGSHVSSTPNDAAEAKRHASVARLFDASVRSRTILLWAFSFLIFAVFYVFSSWLPTLLTSYGFSTGLAPLGSAALGIGSIVGACVLILGSSRYRMTSVLAGTSAAAIVFLVISAFLGPDKALLLLVFGGVGLGLQAGMIGQAAVAVTLYPQATVTAGIGWAASMGRLGSVVGPIFGGVLIGLGVDTSIIVLSVCVPVIIALVLVLILGRITAAKARISMSAHLAKSPHRAASDLA; encoded by the coding sequence ATGGAGACGATGATCGAACCCAAGAAGCAGGACGAGACCAAACCGAATTGGTGGGTACTTTGTCTCGCATGTGCCGCTGTAGTGCTCGATGGATACGACACGGTCGCGTTGGGGGTGTCCATACCGGCGATTGCGAAGGACTGGGGTGTTGAACCCTCGCACTTCACTCCTGCGCTCGCGCTGACCAGCGCTGGAGTGGCTCTGGGGTATCTGGCGGTAGGGCGCCTCGTGGCCAAGCTCGGCACCAGAAACGTCATTTTTTCGGCAGTCGTGGTGTTCACGCTGGGTTCGCTGCTGACGGCGTGGTCAGATTCGATTATGGTGCTGACGATTCTACGTTTCGTGACCGGCCTGGGACTGGGTGCCGTGCTGCCGGCCGCTGTCTCCCATGCGACCGCAGTCAATCCCGGTCGTTTGCGTCAATCGATTGCGGTGGCCGTGATGACGGGCATCTCACTCGGGGCTCTCATTGCAGGGCTGGCCGGGAGCGGTATCGTGAGCGCATTCGGGTGGGAATGGGTGTTCATTGTCGGAGCTATCGCTTCTGCTGTACTTCTGCCGTTCCTGTGGTTCGGATTGTCCGGTAGCCACGTATCGAGCACGCCCAACGACGCGGCTGAGGCCAAGCGCCATGCGTCAGTTGCGCGTCTGTTCGATGCTTCCGTACGAAGCAGAACGATTCTCCTGTGGGCTTTTTCGTTCCTCATCTTCGCCGTGTTCTACGTGTTCTCGTCGTGGTTGCCGACCCTGCTCACCAGCTACGGCTTCAGCACCGGTCTAGCACCGCTGGGGTCCGCGGCCCTGGGCATAGGAAGCATCGTCGGTGCCTGCGTACTAATCCTCGGGTCGAGTCGATACCGGATGACGTCGGTCCTGGCTGGAACCTCGGCAGCAGCGATCGTGTTCCTTGTCATCTCTGCATTCCTCGGCCCGGACAAAGCGCTGCTGCTGCTGGTGTTCGGTGGCGTCGGCCTCGGACTTCAGGCCGGCATGATCGGCCAGGCCGCGGTGGCAGTGACGCTGTACCCCCAGGCAACGGTGACTGCCGGCATCGGCTGGGCGGCTTCAATGGGCCGACTCGGATCGGTTGTCGGCCCGATCTTCGGCGGCGTCCTCATCGGACTCGGCGTGGATACCAGCATCATCGTTCTCTCAGTATGCGTGCCCGTGATCATCGCTCTGGTGTTGGTGCTGATTCTAGGGCGGATCACAGCAGCCAAAGCGCGGATTTCGATGTCAGCACACCTGGCGAAATCGCCTCACCGCGCCGCCTCGGACCTAGCGTAA
- a CDS encoding YcnI family copper-binding membrane protein yields the protein MNSSTGRTPKTAAVLAVATCLMTFGAGAASAHVGVTPDSTSEGGFSQLTFRVPNESQTAKTTKLTVTLPSETPFTSVSVKPMDGWTVEVLEAELAAPITVKGATITKAPASVVWTADEAHQISQRQYQTFSISVGRLPHAGTTVLLPAAQTYSDGTVVNWSEAAVAGQAKPEHPAPSFIATPPAGAHGAEATADIEAASATSAVSHDAGSAALGWAGLGTGLLGLAAGATALAKTRRVDKD from the coding sequence ATGAACTCTTCAACCGGCCGCACGCCCAAGACAGCCGCGGTTCTGGCCGTTGCAACCTGTTTGATGACCTTCGGCGCTGGAGCCGCGTCAGCACACGTCGGCGTTACACCTGATTCAACATCTGAAGGTGGTTTCTCCCAACTGACATTCCGGGTCCCCAACGAATCCCAAACGGCCAAGACGACCAAACTCACAGTCACCCTCCCATCCGAAACGCCCTTCACGTCCGTGTCGGTCAAACCGATGGATGGCTGGACGGTCGAGGTCCTGGAAGCAGAGCTTGCAGCTCCTATAACTGTCAAGGGCGCAACGATCACGAAAGCTCCGGCCTCTGTTGTATGGACAGCAGATGAGGCGCATCAGATTTCCCAGCGGCAGTACCAGACCTTTTCTATCTCAGTGGGCCGGTTGCCGCACGCAGGAACTACCGTGCTGCTGCCGGCAGCCCAAACGTACTCCGACGGAACTGTTGTGAACTGGAGTGAGGCGGCAGTTGCCGGCCAAGCGAAGCCCGAGCATCCCGCGCCTTCCTTCATCGCCACCCCTCCGGCAGGTGCGCACGGCGCCGAAGCAACCGCAGATATTGAGGCGGCATCGGCTACCTCTGCCGTGTCCCACGATGCCGGCTCTGCGGCCCTTGGATGGGCAGGCCTGGGCACCGGCCTGCTGGGTCTGGCCGCCGGAGCAACCGCGCTGGCCAAGACTCGCAGGGTCGACAAGGACTAA
- a CDS encoding DUF5134 domain-containing protein translates to MFNIPAITWALTAVLLLSGSYHFLQATKSHQRTDQINKSLHALMNVLMAAMLWNLVPSTTLAQTAVLTGAALWFVIQAGARPEFKTLCAGNQGRLKCLYHSLSMAGAAVMIAMMGQVTTGHVPAGGMSMPNAHHSMAAAAPSTAAATFDHSPGLAILLTVLFGAAAVVFILLLVRFRVTKTTLRDTAASRLSVRAEHGLEALGAAVMAMMFATMS, encoded by the coding sequence GTGTTCAATATCCCCGCCATTACCTGGGCCCTCACGGCCGTTCTGTTGCTTAGCGGGAGCTACCACTTCCTGCAGGCTACAAAGTCTCACCAGCGTACGGACCAGATCAACAAAAGCCTCCATGCACTCATGAACGTCCTCATGGCTGCCATGTTATGGAACCTCGTGCCGTCAACGACGCTGGCCCAGACCGCAGTCCTCACCGGTGCGGCGCTGTGGTTTGTTATACAGGCCGGCGCCCGGCCGGAATTCAAAACACTCTGCGCGGGTAACCAAGGGCGGCTAAAATGCCTGTACCACAGCCTCAGCATGGCTGGCGCTGCGGTCATGATTGCCATGATGGGTCAGGTCACCACCGGCCACGTTCCGGCAGGCGGAATGTCAATGCCGAACGCCCATCACTCGATGGCAGCCGCAGCCCCAAGCACGGCTGCAGCAACCTTTGACCACTCACCCGGTCTCGCGATCCTGCTGACAGTATTATTCGGAGCTGCGGCAGTGGTTTTCATTCTCCTTTTAGTGCGTTTCCGGGTAACGAAAACCACTCTCCGCGACACGGCGGCCTCGCGGCTTTCCGTCCGTGCAGAACACGGGCTGGAAGCTCTCGGCGCCGCCGTCATGGCCATGATGTTTGCCACCATGTCATGA